The following proteins are co-located in the Sebastes umbrosus isolate fSebUmb1 chromosome 24, fSebUmb1.pri, whole genome shotgun sequence genome:
- the nhej1 gene encoding non-homologous end-joining factor 1 isoform X2 gives MMEVRGAPTEVLLQRPWLPVSISGCQLLAKSWFGETTYHILLTDMHCVWEERMDSAAIQKRAQELNRRLRAPVKAFFSHLCEVVQPRLSGGEGRPDGEAQISLTRQEDGNISMKLKSELAGLAIYWEFHCTPAPVTVVCVQLVRPLLAMSHLLQRQVEQLGGLLGRKDAEIQDYRENGATLSRERLQTDAFEEQTYREDFMSKALPLLCSEQPDALGFDADLQHLYAAVVAHGNTRKRKLSEEPSVEEHQPPAEKPDVTSSSGGSITNREAAEGGPGDAAGAKMVDRPAVQQSRPVTSDAAERPSSKPKKKKVGLFR, from the exons ATGATGGAGGTCAGAGGAGCCCCCACTGAGGTCCTCCTGCAGCGTCCCTGGCTTCCTGTGAGCATCAGCGGCTGCCAGCTCCTCGCCAAGAGCTGGTTTGGGGAAACGACGTACCACATCCTGCTGACAGACATGCACtgtgtgtgggaggagaggatggactCAGCAGCCATCCAGAAGAGAGCACAG GAGCTGAACAGACGTTTGCGAGCGCCGGTCAAAGCTTTCTTCTCCCACCTGTGTGAGGTGGTTCAGCCCCGTCTGTCAGGAGGTGAGGGGCGACCTGACGGCGAGGCCCAGATCTCCCTGACCCGACAGGAGGACGGAAACATCAGCATGAAGCTGAAGAGTGAGCTGGCAGGGCTGGCCATCTACTGGGAGTTTCACTGCACCCCCGCCCCTGTCACTGTG GTGTGCGTTCAGCTGGtgcgccccctgctggcgatGAGCCACCTGCTGCAGCGGCAGGTGGAGCAGCTGGGAGGTCTGCTGGGGAGGAAGGACGCAGAGATCCAGGACTACAGAGAGAACGGAGCCACGCTCAGCAgag AGCGGCTGCAGACGGACGCCTTTGAGGAGCAAACCTACAGAGAGGACTTCATGTCAAAG GCTCTTCCTCTACTGTGTTCTGAGCAGCCGGACGCTCTGGGCTTCGACGCCGACCTCCAACACCTGTACGCAGCCGTCGTCGCCCACGGCAACACACGGAAACGCAAACTGTCTGAAGAGCCCTCCGTTGAGGAGCACCAGCCCCCCGCCGAGAAACCAGACGTCACCTCGTCTTCAG GTGGATCCATCACCAACAGGGAAGCAGCTGAGGGCGGGCCGGGGGACGCAGCTGGAGCCAAGATGGTCGACAGACCCGCAGTACAACAG TCTCGACCAGTCACATCGGACGCTGCAGAGCGACCGTCCTCcaaaccaaagaagaagaaagtaggACTGTTCAGATGA
- the nhej1 gene encoding non-homologous end-joining factor 1 isoform X1, producing MMEVRGAPTEVLLQRPWLPVSISGCQLLAKSWFGETTYHILLTDMHCVWEERMDSAAIQKRAQELNRRLRAPVKAFFSHLCEVVQPRLSGGEGRPDGEAQISLTRQEDGNISMKLKSELAGLAIYWEFHCTPAPVTVVCVQLVRPLLAMSHLLQRQVEQLGGLLGRKDAEIQDYRENGATLSRERLQTDAFEEQTYREDFMSKVVEAVQLRYAESWKVTSGSQWRLCFLLLCSSHRWSGWTVRDHRRRRQSWTEEEEEEEEEEEEEEEEDSQKNNNKKKKVRDHRRRRKRQSETTEEEETEEDSQSSSSWQIPPGCAEAASRPKSKLK from the exons ATGATGGAGGTCAGAGGAGCCCCCACTGAGGTCCTCCTGCAGCGTCCCTGGCTTCCTGTGAGCATCAGCGGCTGCCAGCTCCTCGCCAAGAGCTGGTTTGGGGAAACGACGTACCACATCCTGCTGACAGACATGCACtgtgtgtgggaggagaggatggactCAGCAGCCATCCAGAAGAGAGCACAG GAGCTGAACAGACGTTTGCGAGCGCCGGTCAAAGCTTTCTTCTCCCACCTGTGTGAGGTGGTTCAGCCCCGTCTGTCAGGAGGTGAGGGGCGACCTGACGGCGAGGCCCAGATCTCCCTGACCCGACAGGAGGACGGAAACATCAGCATGAAGCTGAAGAGTGAGCTGGCAGGGCTGGCCATCTACTGGGAGTTTCACTGCACCCCCGCCCCTGTCACTGTG GTGTGCGTTCAGCTGGtgcgccccctgctggcgatGAGCCACCTGCTGCAGCGGCAGGTGGAGCAGCTGGGAGGTCTGCTGGGGAGGAAGGACGCAGAGATCCAGGACTACAGAGAGAACGGAGCCACGCTCAGCAgag AGCGGCTGCAGACGGACGCCTTTGAGGAGCAAACCTACAGAGAGGACTTCATGTCAAAG GTGGTGGAAGCGGTCCAGCTCAGGTACGCAGAGTCATGGAAAGTTACATCAGGGTCACAGTGGCGCCTCTGTTTTCTGCTTCTCTGCTCATCACATCGTTGGAGCGGGTGGACAGTCAgagaccacagaagaagaagacagtcGTGgaccgaagaagaagaagaagaagaagaagaagaagaagaagaagaagaagaagacagtcagaagaataataataagaagaagaaagttagagaccacagaagaagaagaaaaagacagtcggagaccacagaagaagaagaaaccgaAGAAGACAGTCAGTCTTCTTCCTCATGGCAGATTCCACCGGGTTGCGCCGAGGCCGCCTCCAGACCAAAgtccaaactgaaataa